The Musa acuminata AAA Group cultivar baxijiao chromosome BXJ1-8, Cavendish_Baxijiao_AAA, whole genome shotgun sequence genomic sequence CGTTAGGAGGCCGACCGTCCACCGGAATCCGGTGAACTCGAGGGAGCTGTAGCGCGAGGGAAAGAGGCCAATGGGTTACGGGTTTTGTCTCGAGACCAGAAATATAAGCACTAGCTGTTGAACCGGGCAGCCCGAACCGACCTACCAAGGCGACGAACCCGGTTTGATCCGAACAGTTTAAGGAATTCGATAAAACCCTCGAATCACTAAAGCAAAAGCTCACCGTCAGATTCCAAGATAGCCCTCCGCATCCTCCCAAAACACCCCATTGCCTGAGGTCCTCTTCTTCGTTCCAACGAAGATGCGTCTTGAGATCTTAGCTCCACTTCAGGTAACATCGAGTAAATCTGGTAGCAATTAGAATTCTTCCCGAAAGATGCGCGACAAATCGATTTGTTTGATGGTgtaattatgtctacgaaatgtgTTTCTTGTTTAACGTTCTTCgtccaatttttttttctgacaaaaaaaaatcaatttttgatTGAGGTATTCAAGTTGGAGCATTTCGATCTAAGAGCCAAAGTGcaaaaaatcttgattcttaAGTGAAGTACAACTCAGTCGCAGAGGTTGGGGGATTTTAAGCTGCCTCACATCTTCAATTATCAACCCTACTTCACGTAATCTCCCAAACCACTAACTTCTCTAAGATTTTCAATTTGTTTCTGTTGATTAGGAACAGAAAATGGTAATGATCACAATCTGCTTCCAACCTAAATTTATGAGTTGGAATTTTGTATGGTTCTTGTGTTGAGCATGTGTTGATTAGGAAAGAAATCACTCATCTCAGTGACACCTCTCACTTCTGCTTCGGCCAAATAAGAAATAAACTGAcatgtttattttgatttatcaAAAAAAGTTATGGTTGTTGACTATTTTTATGATTGTTGTGGTGGACACAAGTTGATGGCTGCACTACAATCTGTAGGCTCCTTCACTTCTAATTTACACTTTGGGAATAATAAGTGCATTTGTAGGGTAATAATCTCAGTTTCCTGTGTATGAGCATAACCAGCATAACATACCAACTGTTATTGGGGTTGTGCTCCTGAGCTTTGCTGGGAAGTTTTAGGATGAAACATTCCCAATCAGGGGTTAATATGATCGAAAAATGACTTGAACCAGTTTCCGATTTCGGCAATATGAAGAAAGTACCATGATGATGGTATTAGGAGAAAAAAAGATAGTGAAGAGAAAGGATGGAGTAGAAAAGATTAGAGAAGGATTAATGGGGAAGGCAGAAGCTAGCTGCTCTTTTTCCAATGACAAATTAAAAACCAGTTGCAGGGCTTATTTTTTGTATCGAATGAGTCTCTTATTGATAAAGGTTCAATCTGCAATCCACTTCTTAATTTTGTTAGAACTCCAAAATAAAGCGAAAAATGAAAAGCTACCTTTGATTACCAAACATAATTGAAGCTTAACACTTGACCAGGATGCCCAAGATGACCCTACAGAGTACTGGTATCACACTGGTACCGGCACCATATCAAGAATTGAGACCTTGACCATGCATTCAAGATTTATGCTGTTCTTAATCATATAAAATGTCTTCACTCTACAGAAGTTGAATAAAGCATCTTATCTTACCTTATGCTCTTTTTAGTCCGCGGCCAGTATCAGAAACACGTGAGTAGCAAGTGCAACTACGGAAGGAGTCGATTCTTCACTACGGCAAATGTCAAAAGATATTTGTCACTGGACTGGAAGAAGATTGCCCCCTCTTTTCTAGTCCAGACATTGGGAATCAGTAATACGTTATAAATTGTTACATAATGAAATCTGCATAGCAGGAAATGACAATCGAAAATTGAACATGTTCATTTTAACTTCAAGATGCATAACTTTTGACTCTTTTTCATACTGCATTTGTTAGATTTAGCATCACCGGTCTGTTGCCCAAAATTCTCCACAGAATATATGGTCTCTCTTGACTGCCATGTTGATTGCATGCCTTTCTTTTATGATCTTTCCTGTGGTTTGCAGGATCTTTAAACCATGAGGTGAGACAGGATAATCTTGCGTCTCTTGTTAATGAAGGTTGGTTGTCATCCACTTAACGAAATCCTCATTCTCTGTGAACCAGTGTAAAACCAGAATTATAAATTGTACAATTGCAGTATTTGACAGCAACAAGAAATTAATGTACATGTAATTTGCAGGACCTGCAGAATGGATGGACAAAAGTCACAAGAAACGCTTCATTCTtcggccaagaattcaagattgggctgatcataacttgaattttgtgCATAAAGTCTTGATGGTGGACACAACTGTGCCACTCTTGTTGCTGCCTTCTCTGTAAATAAGTGAATATGTTAAAACTTTGTTCGTTCGTTTACGAACTTGGATGATCTAAGATTAGTGTTTGAAAGATTTTTATTAGCTGAACTGAATTTGTAACCTTGGAATGTAAGGTAGAAGGTTGACAAATCATTTTGTCAAGATATGTGAAGCCcatttgctttatattttctttgTATAGGAAGAATTTTCGTACTTttaattttgtttcttatattttaACACGTCCAAATTTAGAAAAGAGGGGACGTGATGCGTCCGTAAGTTGAGGCGCGTTTGAGAAGTTGCCTTTGCCCGCGTCTCGCCCGAGCCACAAGTTCGACTTTGTGGTACAGCAGCGTGGCGACGTCACCCTCCCGGCGCGTTCAAACACGTTTGAGATGTTGCTTCTGGCCGAGCCACAGGTTGCGACGGGCGACTCTGTGGTACCGCAGCGTGCCCACCCCTATTCCTGGCGCGTCTTGAACACGGTCAAACACAACGTTTCCGTAGGGCACGACTTGACTCGCGCCGTTTGATGGGGGCCATGCCGTCGGTTGTTGTGTGCAAAGTCGTGTCATCAAGCACTACTGGTATTTAAGATCGACCCTTGCGTGCGAATGCCGCTCACTTCTCCCTTTCCCTTTTCCTCGTCCGACCGCGACGCAGAGGAGGGAGGGAATCGTTCTCGTTCGATCGATCTCCTTTCCCTTCTTGATCTTGAATTAGGTAGATCCCGTCTCTCTTCCTCCGCAATCGCTCCTGTTGGATCTCCCTCTCCCTTGTTGATTTCGCGTTCTTTCTGAATCATTTGGATCGATTTGTGGTGGCTATTTTTTTTGGGCAATGATTAGGTCATCGCCCAATCCATGGCTTCGAGGCGTATCATCAAGGAGCTGAAGGATCTCCAGCGGGACCCCCCGACGTCTTGTAGCGCAGGTGCCTCCAATCTCCCGTCTCCTCGTATATCAATCTGCTCCTTGATATGTCTCCTCACTTTTATATCTGAATCCAATTGTGCAATGGTCATAGCTTGTTGGAATCTTATTAGGCTGAGAACACGCAGTTGTTTGTGCCGTCGAGACTACCTCACATTAACTTATATTTGAGCTGCTTGCTTTGCTCAGTCTTGTAGGATTGGCATGCCTATCAAAGGAAGTATACGTTCTATTTTATCATCCAATTCTGTACACTATATTCATTGCTTGCATCTCGAGTCATACGGTCTGAAAGGATGGTGAAGTTCTCAGGAAATGTTTATGGTGCCTCCTGATATAGTTCTTGCTAATCATATTAGTGACCTTAAGATATGCAACTATATGCCATGGATATCTCTTTTTTTGCTGTtttacttttctttttgtttcttgtaaagttgCTCATGATTGTTAAttccatttatttattttagatcatTTTTGTTGGATACTAAGGTAGATTATATTCATGGGAAAGATGCACGTTGTATGGGAAGTGTTTGTCATTAAGTACAGACCTAGATGGAACATTAGTATTAAGGTgtgcaataaaaagaaaattacttgtACTGATAAGGCTGAAAGCATATGTTGTCATTAGTAAAATTATTGAGTGTCCTGTAGATTTGACTTGCTAGCATGCTCGGCAATCTTGGTTGGTTGTAGGTAAACTTTCCAATCTCATGTGTTTGTTTTAAACCTGAATTAATTTTTGTATAAGGTATCAAATGACAAGCCTAACTAAAATTACTATCCTGAATGGCTCGTTTTCTCACAGGACCGGTCGCTGAAGACATGTTCCATTGGCAAGCAACAATAATGGGTCCACCAGACAGTCCATATGCAGGGGGAGTTTTTCTTGTCACTATCCACTTTCCTCCAGACTATCCATTTAAGCCACCTAAGGTATTGTTGGCATAAAATAAATTGCCTTTGACGGGAGCTCACTCTTTGTAGTTCAACAGTATCAATTGCTGATCCATTCTTCAAGCTAGGCCATGTTCATGTATCGGTTCAGATTCCATATGGCGGCACAAACTTGTGTGGATCATAatctggaccaagtttggagcttgTGCTCAACTGAATTATTTAAGCCATACTTTAGATGCTGGCTAATTTTTCTTAATCCATATGGAATATAATATATAATCATAACACCAGGTTTTTAGTTAAATATAGTAACATGATCTTGTGTGGGTCATGATATTCTTTTATgcttattttcctttttaagttctGTTGGATAAATCATGAATAATCTTTTCACATTCAAAACCTGGGCCATGTATGGTATGTGGCTCCACTTATTCCTGAAGATAAAACACATGGAACATCTTTTCATAAtaggctctttttttttttttgtggatgaAATCCATTGACATCAGTTTATGGGTTTGCACATTCTGAATCCTCATGTAAACATCATAACACTGTTATTCTGGTTGACATGTTCATGTATGGATGAGCGTCCAATAGTAGATTCTATGATTTGTCCAACTTATTGAGTCTTCTGCAGGTTGCTTTCAAGACAAAGGTTTTCCATCCAAATATTAACAGCAATGGGAGCATTTGCTTGGACATCTTAAAAGAACAATGGAGTCCTGCTTTGACTATTTCCAAGGTTACTATTTCTTTTCCTTGCATCAATTATCCTTTAACAGTTGGGTTCTCTTGCTTATCCAATTTACACTATGCTAGTCATATTGGTGATGCCAGTAAGAGAGGTGACTTAGCATCACTATAGTACAAATTATTTTTGCTATATTCATGCCTTGGCCAGTCCTTTCTGGTCAATAGATGCATAAACATTATTGGCCAGTTGGTTCAATTTGTCTGCACCGCGAGAAGGAAGGATCCAAGTTGGTCAGAATTTTTACTAAAGCCTATTAGTTAGTATAGGTGATTGCTTCATGAAACATAGAGCACAGCCTCATGAATGTGATTGTTGTTTCTTTTGCTGTCTTACCGAAATTACATCATTGTTTCTACAAAATGGGATCACAGCAACAGTTCCTTTCTCTTACAGGTGCTGCTGTCAATCTGCTCCCTCTTAACTGACCCAAACCCAGATGACCCATTGGTCCCAGAGATCGCCCACATGTACAAGACAGATAGGACCAAGTATGAGACCACTGCAAGGAGCTGGACCCAGAGGTATGCAATGGGCTAATGTTGTCTTAGAGAGACGGTTGATGGGGGCTTCTCTGTTATGTGTGGTGGTTGCTTCTTGTCTGTTTATTTGAAGATTGAAATGATCTGTGCTTGCTTCCCTTAATTTATTAGAAGGTTAGGAAGGAAAGCCTCCACAAACCCCTCAGGGAACATGTGTTTGATTGTTGGTATGAAAAATTTATATCTGAATCTTGAACACATTGTTTCTTGGCACATGATCTTGCTAGCACTGtcatttgatttatttcattGAAAAAGATGTCATGGTTGGTGATTGGTAAGATAATGATTGGTGCTGCTCGGTGTTTTTAGCAGTCATTTGACTCGATGCATTTGGCCTGTATACACCATATAGATTGATGCAAGAATACATATCAATAGTTGCAAGTTTTATAGGTAGGTAGAGTGGTCAATGTTGTATCATTCCCTATTCATGCAAGAatacatatcaatatgttttaattTCCATCCTTCCGCCCAAACGTGCATAACCGGGGCTTATAACTTCTGACCTCTTGACTATACACACTGCATCTTAACTGGAGGATATATCCACGGAGAgaaatcattatcattccctattCATGTGACTGATACTGGTACTAGTCAACCTAGGCAGACTTACCTCATGACTTGGAGATATTTCCTTGTAGATGAAGTATGTCTATGGTAAATTGGGTAAATTGAAGAAGCTTGCTCTGCTCCCTCTGTTCCCCACCATGTGACTCGGAACATGCAATGACAACATACTTTGTCCACTACCACTTGCTGCCTGCTGCTGCACGCTGACATCTCTAAGACATTTTACATCTCAGTCACTGCTGCAGCAGTGTTATGCCTGACCAAGAGCCCTATTGTCATGAGAGGGAATAATGAACATCACACAGCCATCCCCAATATATTTCCAAGTCTTGCACACTGCTGCAAGAGTGAAAACCCTCAGCCAGAGACTCTACTATCACAAAGAAACGATCATATACCTCTGCCACTCAATTGAACATCTCATTGTTTGCATCAGACTCATGCCAGAACTATTTGTTGATATGAAACCAAATCAGGCTTGTCCGGAAAGTATGTGAGAATCTCTTCAAGAGAAGAACACAAGCCTAAATAAATTGTATTCCAAGGATCAGAGGCATAGCCCATAATCCTAAACTGTAGCTGTAGCATCTCTTAAATCTGAACATAATAAATAGGTTGCAACCTAATGACTACAACAAGAACAACGATCTTTTGATGGCATTGAGCATAATAAAAAGGCACCGGAAAAAATTTGCAATAACAAAGCTGCTACTCAAAGCAATTCAACTACTACAAAAGAAAGATCCAACCACAGGTCCAGATCCCACTCCCTGACCAGTCCACATGCGTACAAAGCAACAAAAGAAGAACCACAACAAGAATACAGTAATACCATCGTCCCCTGGCCTCTCCCAACATCAACCTTCTTCATTGCTCGGTGCAGACGATCTAGAAGAGCTTGTAGAGGGAGGAGGCATCCAGGGGGTGGATGAGGTAGGTGAGGACCAGAGCCACCATCATCAGTAGATAGGCAATGCCTTGGTCAATTGATGTCCCTGCAAAAATAGCACAAGTAGTTCATCAACTGGCCAAAGGGGCACCAGGTAATATGATTCTACTATGCAACACCATAAACCACCAAAAGGGGATTATGCTTTGGAACAAACGGATTCGTCATATGCTACCAACGTCTCAATGTTTTAATCTTATTGTCTCAAGAGCCTCAGGATCAAGTAGTTCTCAAAGTTGCTTCTTTTGTGTTCCAAGATGATCTCCATCTATAAGGACGTGTTGAGGGCTAAACCAACAGGATTTGTAGGTGAGATTAAACAATGTATTTGACCACCTCCAGACTGCTAAGCTAACAGAAACGTACAAAGGCAGGAATTTGGCAAAGGAAACATGAACAGACTTCCTTGGAGCAAGGTAACAACAATAAAGATCAGAACTTTACCGTCTAAAGAGCCAAATCTGGGACGAAAACGAAACAAACAAGCATGAGATCCGTGTAAGAaagcaaaagaaaggaaaagaaagaagaacggACCATCACTGGCAGGGGCGGGAGCCGGGGCCTGGGCCTGAACAGCCGGCAAGGCGACCGCAACGATGAAAGCCACAATGGCCACCAAACCCAGGAAAACCTTCGAAGTCGCCGCCATCGTTCTCCTCGCTCGCTCTCTCCGACAATGCAACACAAAGGAAACGCCTTGCGGTCCCTCCTGCTCACGTCGACGAGGAGCAGAGCCGAAGCGAGGAGGCTAATGGCGAACGAAACCCTAACAAACAGTGACCGAACTCTCTCCCTGTCTCTCCTTGCGCTCCTTTATATTTCTTTACTCCCAGTTCTGTTATTCACCCGCCTATTTGTGGTCGCAGGGAGATAACTCATCGCGGGCCCCGCCATCTGATGGTGAGAGAATTGTCGTCCGCCCAGGGGGTGTGCTTTTTGGTTGGTTCAGTAGGGAGTTGCTGAATAAATCACTTTGGAATTACCTTTTTTTCgaagagaaataatttttttatagaatttaaaaaaacttaaaagttTGATATTTTTTCATACAACCTCttaatctaaaattttcttttttttatcgagGGTCCTTaaccaaaatgaaaaaaaaatattttacttttattttcATTGGATCCACCAACATTTTaccgtcttcttcttcttacatTGTTACCGCTCTTATGCCCTCATCGGGCTTAGGGATATCGCGAACACGAGTATGAGTGTCCATGCTA encodes the following:
- the LOC135588430 gene encoding ubiquitin-conjugating enzyme E2-17 kDa-like, with product MASRRIIKELKDLQRDPPTSCSAGPVAEDMFHWQATIMGPPDSPYAGGVFLVTIHFPPDYPFKPPKVAFKTKVFHPNINSNGSICLDILKEQWSPALTISKVLLSICSLLTDPNPDDPLVPEIAHMYKTDRTKYETTARSWTQRYAMG
- the LOC135588431 gene encoding arabinogalactan protein 41-like encodes the protein MAATSKVFLGLVAIVAFIVAVALPAVQAQAPAPAPASDGTSIDQGIAYLLMMVALVLTYLIHPLDASSLYKLF